CAGTAGTTGAATCTTTCCCTTCGAAGATTGAAGGCCGCCAGATGATCATGGTGCTCGCACCCAAGAAGAAACAGTAGGCTTTCAAGTAATAATGCCGCGCAGCGTTCGCGCTGTGCGGCTGTTATTCGCCTGTCTGGGTCATTTTATTAACAATGCGAAGTGGATATTTTATAAATGCCTAAGATTAAAACTGTCCGTGGCGCGGCTAAACGCTTTAAAAAAACCGGTAAAGGTGGATTTAAGCACAAGCACGCGAACCTGCGTCATATCCTGACCAAAAAATCAACCAAGCGTAAACGTCACCTGCGCCCGAAAGCCATGGTGTCTAAAGGCGATCTGGGTCTGGTTATTGCCTGCCTGC
This Mixta hanseatica DNA region includes the following protein-coding sequences:
- the rpmI gene encoding 50S ribosomal protein L35 — translated: MPKIKTVRGAAKRFKKTGKGGFKHKHANLRHILTKKSTKRKRHLRPKAMVSKGDLGLVIACLPYA